A single genomic interval of Osmia lignaria lignaria isolate PbOS001 chromosome 9, iyOsmLign1, whole genome shotgun sequence harbors:
- the LOC117600150 gene encoding uncharacterized protein LOC117600150, translating into MDRTFVDEETGESINVPASDCEIQRLISSVNNAETGEPEINVIGFEMTKNRKIRFQIPKEVKETLSTKDGSLKKSENLMELEPVPVGASFGQINPVCLFFLAVLCFRWFLPVLMIFEVSLHVWAHRKNKALKNASVYFRSPFHAISSEFCALCQNETCMDRVGKMQQIRMHKFLRQCNYMKRVVT; encoded by the exons ATGGACCGAACTTTCGTCGACGAGGAAACTGGAGAAAGTATTAATGTTCCAGCTTCCGACTGTGAGATACAGCGGCTTATTAGTTCGGTAAACAATGCTGAAACGGGAGAGCCGGAGATCAACGTGATAGGATTTGAAATGACTAAGAATCGAAAGATACGTTTTCAG ATCCCTAAAGAGGTGAAGGAAACTTTATCAACCAAGGACGGTTCTCTAAAGAAAAGCGAAAATCTAATGGAACTAGAACCTGTCCCCGTTGGAGCCTCTTTTGGACAAATAAATCCAGTTTGCCTGTTTTTCCTCGCCGTTTTATGTTTCCGATGGTTTTTGCCCGTGTTGATGATATTTGAAGTATCGTTGCACGTATGGGCTCACCGTAAAAATAAGGCATTGAAAAATGCTAGCGTTTACTTTCGTTCACCATTTCATGCGATATCATCGGAATTTTGCGCCCTGTGCCAGAACGAAACGTGCATGGACCGCGTTGGGAAAATGCAACAAATACGTATGCACAAATTTTTGCGACAGTGTAATTACATGAAGAGGGTTGTAACGTGA
- the RecQ4 gene encoding recQ4 helicase isoform X2, translating to MEILEDPTFKTQYQKYKNRVKLWESRFTEKHGRKPNKNDIKEADIKIKESYKMYWKLKTRALEETLIDITFSEEVQDNVLDKTLTQTSVEETKEDNKPLSDDNKQNLENVSQKVTENTDINIILSTDNKDIENVDPRCQNQDAATTTSLVVKNECTNMKDVWGDHLSKSNEIYKKKETLLVGRSSSFQLSQNKFTSSMFVKRNPRKSLSASKIKSKSEKSMNIQTNVSEESTNTETHNEDGIDVNKKSTSVFNNPVKVTYTESTSGSQSINTIQQVIAGHTVSRNLNPAWLDRCAKQNNVEYSAFDSQRLSGTSDSGIESMESSIYSPKENTQMSETSKHPLISDEEDFVCNSDSEETWRNKRIRNFKKNFSDQEIHCPKRPCLDNNINVPTMQQLPTNMNVHGVHSLKVSNEVKYKDFSTTNVIADKDNDRSDNTTIVTNVANDNDKCIDENSDTETTNKNSTNRRKVRRRIKHISSDDSDPDFNENNKVEGKKKEKSSKTKRKSSTRKNKSTKEPTSKQEKNSTFKTKRTSRKKKYVQSDDDNFLENGTTDLETTDKGSEIYGVETLQAVPRFSINMSNQGDLIEQCTKSVSSTATNSTKSVALPKSKGKLTDKEKLERKIADGNVNENFVRINLKKKIFVRGKKHFNFSKYKKNQWKQRKKDLQSSENSLVVADYLEKKGVSNCFKCGEVGHFSRNCPNSNTDDLIPLGEIDDGSEFLTLEEAQEMASQNALIAHANRIDRLPEKPSYSSKAEAEHEGKEIEKSDNDDLWEPIENEELLCGHKIPDELVTKLLPPIIDTVQPLYKLKEDQSCIETPAEVFETLEKFGHKSFKPGQEKAIMRILSGQSTLVTLSTGSGKSLCYQLPAYLYSKYSNCITLVISPLVSLMDDQVTGVPFFLSAACLHTNQTEKVRNNVMQMVKQGKLNILLISPEAVVAGEKSTGFGALLRQLPPIAFACIDEAHCISQWSHNFRPSYLMVCRVLKEKMGVKTVLALTATATKTTTESIVNHLGLHDGMAGVISDIPMPRNLMLTVSRDEHRDRALIELLQSERFKQCNSIIVYCTRREECVRIAGLLRVSLQDTNNFTKPNSKLSPIAEAYHAGLPASRRKTVQKAFMNGQIRIVVATVAFGMGINKSDIRAIIHYNMPGTFENYVQEVGRAGRDGQIAHCHMFLHPKEDGDKWELRRHIYANGVDRHSIRRLLQKVFVPCSCAKIQAKDRNYRCPGHEVAIPVDETVIALDISAEIISTLLCYLELHPKRFITVLSSVYVRARVSSYGGPQALKQAAQSSPPLAMAIALDLQKGVSHDNSSVIEFPVVDVASAIGWDSGVVKSHLKNLEWKTVNGTSKRSNISVRYDTLGLRVKAPGDLTDEELDEALETLVDRARFQETAALQQLETISATLHKLSMPSVKMCLELNDEVTNKSNELKDIIRNYFEGKILVDIDSVQQTKVENDAQIVSDVRNLIVSYRDNNFTGRAIARIFHGIQSPNYPAYAWNKCRFWRAHLSCNFNALCQIATKEILALR from the exons ATGGAAATACTAGAAGATCCAACGTTTAAGACACAGtaccaaaaatataaaaatcgtgTTAAGTTATGGGAAAGTCGTTTTACAGAAAAACATGGACGTAAGCCGAATAAa AATGACATTAAGGAGGCTGATATAAAAATTAAGGAATCTTACAAAATGTATTGGAAACTGAAAACACGTGCCTTAGAAGAAACTCTTATAGATATTACATTTTCTGAAGAAGTACAAGATAATGTTTTGGATAAAACTTTGACGCAAACATCAGTTGAAGAAACTAAAGAAGATAATAAACCTTTATCAGATGACAATAaacaaaatttggaaaatgtatCTCAGAAAGTTACAGAAAATACAGACATAAACATTATACTAAGCACAGACAATAAAGATATTGAAAATGTAGATCCACGCTGTCAGAATCAGGATGCTGCTACTACTACTTCATTGGTAGTTAAAAATGAATGTACAAATATGAAAGATGTGTGGGGTGATCATCTAAGTAAAAGCAATGAAATATataagaagaaagaaacattACTTGTTGGTAGATCATCTTCCTTTCAGCTATcacaaaataaatttacaagtTCTATGTTTGTGAAAAGAAATCCCAGGAAATCTTTATCAGCATCAAAAATCAAAAGTAAATCTGAGAAAAGTATGAATATTCAGACAAATGTATCTGAAGAATCTACAAATACAGAAACACATAATGAAGATGGCATTGatgttaataaaaaatcaaCATCTGTATTTAATAACCCAGTGAAAGTTACTTACACAGAGTCTACATCTGGTTCACAGTCCATTAACACAATACAGCAAGTGATTGCAGGTCACACTGTTAGTAGGAACTTGAATCCAGCATGGCTAGATAGATGTGCTAAGCAAAATAATGTGGAATATTCAGCATTCGATTCACAGAGGCTTTCTGGTACAAGTGATTCTGGAATTGAATCAATGGAATCCAGTATTTATTCGCCTAAGGAAAATACCCAAATGTCTGAAACATCTAAACATCCTTTAATATCAGATGAAGAAGATTTTGTTTGTAATAGTGATTCAGAGGAAACATGGAGAAATAAACGCATTAGAAACTTTAAGAAAAACTTTAGTGATCAAGAGATTCACTGCCCTAAAAGACCATGTCtggataataatataaatgttcCTACTATGCAGCAGCTACCAACTAACATGAATGTACATGGTGTGCATTCTCTTAAAGTGTCTAATGAAGTGAAATACAAAGATTTTAGCACAACTAATGTAATTGCAGATAAAGATAATGATAGGAGTGACAACACAACTATTGTGACAAATGTGGCAAATGACAATGACAAATGCATCGATGAAAACAGCGATACAGAGACAACTAATAAAAATTCGACGAATCGTCGTAAGGTTCGCAGAAGAATTAAGCATATTTCTTCCGATGATTCTGATCccgattttaatgaaaataataaagtggaaggaaagaaaaaagagaaaagctcAAAGACGAAACGAAAAAGTTCAACGAGAAAGAATAAATCTACAAAAGAACCAACTTCAAAACAAGAGAAAAACAGTACATTTAAAACCAAAAGAACTTCTAGAAAGAAAAAGTATGTACAAAGCGATGATGATAACTTTTTAGAAAATGGTACTACAGACCTAGAAACAACTGATAAGGGCTCTGAAATATATGGAGTAGAAACGTTACAAGCTGTTCCacgattttcaataaatatgtCTAATCAAGGGGATCTGATCGAACAGTGTACCAAATCTGTTTCTTCAACAGCTACTAATTCGACTAAGTCTGTTGCACTTCCTAAATCGAAAGGAAAATTAACagacaaagaaaaattagaaagaaaGATAGCGGATGGGAATGTAAACGAGAACTTTGTtagaattaatttgaaaaagaaaatatttgtacGTGGCAAAAAACATTTCAACTTTTCGAAATACAAGAAAAATCAgtggaaacaaagaaaaaaagatctTCAGTCGAGTGAAAATAGCTTAGTAGTAGCTGACTATCTTGAGAAGAAAGGCGTTTCGAATTGCTTTAAATGCGGAGAAGTGGGTCATTTTTCCCGAAACTGTCCAAATAGCAATACCGACGATTTGATACCATTAGGAGAAATAGACGATGGTTCTGAATTCCTAACTTTGGAAGAAGCACAAGAAATGGCTAGTCAAAATGCACTTATTGCGCATGCTAATAGAATTGACCGTTTACCAGAGAAACCGTCTTATTCTTCTAAAGCAGAAGCTGAACATGAAGGAAAGGAAATAGAAAAGTCGGACAATGATGATTTATGGGAACCTATTGAAAACGAA gAACTCTTATGTGGACATAAAATACCTGATGAATTGGTAACAAAATTACTGCCTCCAATAATTGACACAGTACAGCCATTGTACAAGCTTAAAGAAGATCAATCGTGTATAG AAACGCCAGCAGAAGTTTTTGAAACACTGGAGAAATTCGGTCATAAAAGTTTTAAACCTGGACAAGAAAAAGCAATAATGAGAATACTTTCCGGTCAATCGACTTTAGTGACTTTATCTACTGGCTCTGGAAAATCTTTATGTTATCAATTACCTGCGTATCTTTATTCGAAATATTCTAATTGTATTACTTTAGTAATATCACCGTTGGTGTCTTTGATGGATGATCAAGTAACAGGCGTACCGTTCTTCTTATCAGCAGCATGTCTGCATACAAATCAAAcagaaaaagtaagaaataacGTTATGCAAATGGTAAAGCAAGGAAAATTGAACATTTTACTAATCTCTCCAGAAGCCGTAGTCGCTGGAGAAAAGTCAACAGGCTTTGGTGCCCTGTTAAGGCAACTTCCACCAATTGCTTTCGCATGTATAGACGAAGCTCATTGTATTTCACAGTGGTCTCATAATTTCCGTCCGTCTTATCTTATGGTTTGTAGAGTTCTTAAAGAAAAAATGGGTGTTAAAACAGTATTAGCTCTCACCGCAACTGCAACAAAAACTACTACAGAGAGCATAGTAAATCATCTAGGGCTACACGATGGAATGGCAGGTGTTATATCTGATATTCCAATGCCGAGAAATCTAATGTTAACTGTTTCCCGAGATGAACACAGAGATCGTGCCTTAATTGAACTGTTACAAAGCGAAAGATTCAAACAATGTAATTCGATTATCGTTTACTGTACTCGACGGGAAGAATGTGTGAGAATCGCTGGGCTTCTAAGGGTTTCTTTACAG GACACGAATAATTTCACCAAGCCTAACAGCAAGTTGTCTCCCATTGCTGAAGCATACCATGCTGGTTTACCAGCTTCCCGTAGAAAGACGGTGCAAAAAGCTTTTATGAATGGACAAATTAGAATTGTTGTAGCTACTGTTGCTTTTGGTATGGGTATTAACAAATCGGATATTCGTGCTATTATTCATTATAATATGCCTGGAACCTTTGAAAACTACGTTCAAGAAGTTGGAAGAGCTGGCCGGGATGGACAAATAGCACATTGTCATATGTTTTTACATCCAAAG GAGGATGGTGATAAATGGGAATTACGCCGGCATATTTATGCAAATGGAGTAGACAGACATTCAATTAGACGTTTACTTCAAAAAGTTTTTGTCCCGTGTTCGTGTGCAAAGATACAAGCGAAAGATAGAAATTATAGGTGTCCGGGTCACGAGGTTGCTATACCAGTCGATGAAACGGTTATAGCTCTGGATATTTCGGCGGAAATAATTTCAACGCTATTATGTTATCTCGAATTACATCCTAAACGATTTATTACCGTTCTATCATCCGTATATGTCAGAGCTAGGGTTTCAAGCTACGGTGGTCCTCAAGCGTTAAAACAAGCTGCACAATCT TCACCACCACTGGCAATGGCAATAGCACTCGACTTACAAAAGGGCGTTTCTCACGATAATAGTAGCGTTATTGAGTTTCCCGTTGTAGACGTAGCGTCTGCTATCGGTTGGGATAGCGGTGTAGTAAAAAGTCATCTGAAAAATTTAGAATGGAAAACAG TTAATGGAACTTCAAAGCGGTCTAACATATCAGTACGGTATGATACACTTGGCTTAAGGGTAAAAGCTCCGGGGGATCTAACAGATGAAGAGCTAGATGAAGCACTTGAGACGTTAGTTGATCGTGCTCGTTTCCAAGAAACTGCAGCTTTACAACAACTTGAAACAATTAGTGCAACGCTTCATAAACTTAGCATGCCATCGGTCAAAATGTGTCTAGAATTGAACGATGAAGTAACCAATAAATCTAACGAGTTAAAAGACATTATTCGAAATTACTTTGAGGGAAAAATTCTAGTGGATATCGATTCCGTTCAACAA aCTAAAGTAGAAAATGATGCACAAATAGTCTCGGACGTACGGAACTTAATTGTAAGTTATCGAGACAATAACTTTACTGGACGTGCAATTGCTCGCATTTTTCACGGTATACAAAGTCCGAATTATCCTGCCTATGCTTGGAATAAGTGCCGCTTTTGGAGAGCTCATCTTTCATGCAATTTCAATGCTTTGTGCCAAATTGCAACGAAAGAAATTTTAGCTCTGCGTTAA
- the RecQ4 gene encoding recQ4 helicase isoform X1, whose translation MEILEDPTFKTQYQKYKNRVKLWESRFTEKHGRKPNKNDIKEADIKIKESYKMYWKLKTRALEETLIDITFSEEVQDNVLDKTLTQTSVEETKEDNKPLSDDNKQNLENVSQKVTENTDINIILSTDNKDIENVDPRCQNQDAATTTSLVVKNECTNMKDVWGDHLSKSNEIYKKKETLLVGRSSSFQLSQNKFTSSMFVKRNPRKSLSASKIKSKSEKSMNIQTNVSEESTNTETHNEDGIDVNKKSTSVFNNPVKVTYTESTSGSQSINTIQQVIAGHTVSRNLNPAWLDRCAKQNNVEYSAFDSQRLSGTSDSGIESMESSIYSPKENTQMSETSKHPLISDEEDFVCNSDSEETWRNKRIRNFKKNFSDQEIHCPKRPCLDNNINVPTMQQLPTNMNVHGVHSLKVSNEVKYKDFSTTNVIADKDNDRSDNTTIVTNVANDNDKCIDENSDTETTNKNSTNRRKVRRRIKHISSDDSDPDFNENNKVEGKKKEKSSKTKRKSSTRKNKSTKEPTSKQEKNSTFKTKRTSRKKKYVQSDDDNFLENGTTDLETTDKGSEIYGVETLQAVPRFSINMSNQGDLIEQCTKSVSSTATNSTKSVALPKSKGKLTDKEKLERKIADGNVNENFVRINLKKKIFVRGKKHFNFSKYKKNQWKQRKKDLQSSENSLVVADYLEKKGVSNCFKCGEVGHFSRNCPNSNTDDLIPLGEIDDGSEFLTLEEAQEMASQNALIAHANRIDRLPEKPSYSSKAEAEHEGKEIEKSDNDDLWEPIENEELLCGHKIPDELVTKLLPPIIDTVQPLYKLKEDQSCIETPAEVFETLEKFGHKSFKPGQEKAIMRILSGQSTLVTLSTGSGKSLCYQLPAYLYSKYSNCITLVISPLVSLMDDQVTGVPFFLSAACLHTNQTEKVRNNVMQMVKQGKLNILLISPEAVVAGEKSTGFGALLRQLPPIAFACIDEAHCISQWSHNFRPSYLMVCRVLKEKMGVKTVLALTATATKTTTESIVNHLGLHDGMAGVISDIPMPRNLMLTVSRDEHRDRALIELLQSERFKQCNSIIVYCTRREECVRIAGLLRVSLQDTNNFTKPNSKLSPIAEAYHAGLPASRRKTVQKAFMNGQIRIVVATVAFGMGINKSDIRAIIHYNMPGTFENYVQEVGRAGRDGQIAHCHMFLHPKEDGDKWELRRHIYANGVDRHSIRRLLQKVFVPCSCAKIQAKDRNYRCPGHEVAIPVDETVIALDISAEIISTLLCYLELHPKRFITVLSSVYVRARVSSYGGPQALKQAAQSSPPLAMAIALDLQKGVSHDNSSVIEFPVVDVASAIGWDSGVVKSHLKNLEWKTGLFEEIRIVKIPFVILKYLAFVSVNGTSKRSNISVRYDTLGLRVKAPGDLTDEELDEALETLVDRARFQETAALQQLETISATLHKLSMPSVKMCLELNDEVTNKSNELKDIIRNYFEGKILVDIDSVQQTKVENDAQIVSDVRNLIVSYRDNNFTGRAIARIFHGIQSPNYPAYAWNKCRFWRAHLSCNFNALCQIATKEILALR comes from the exons ATGGAAATACTAGAAGATCCAACGTTTAAGACACAGtaccaaaaatataaaaatcgtgTTAAGTTATGGGAAAGTCGTTTTACAGAAAAACATGGACGTAAGCCGAATAAa AATGACATTAAGGAGGCTGATATAAAAATTAAGGAATCTTACAAAATGTATTGGAAACTGAAAACACGTGCCTTAGAAGAAACTCTTATAGATATTACATTTTCTGAAGAAGTACAAGATAATGTTTTGGATAAAACTTTGACGCAAACATCAGTTGAAGAAACTAAAGAAGATAATAAACCTTTATCAGATGACAATAaacaaaatttggaaaatgtatCTCAGAAAGTTACAGAAAATACAGACATAAACATTATACTAAGCACAGACAATAAAGATATTGAAAATGTAGATCCACGCTGTCAGAATCAGGATGCTGCTACTACTACTTCATTGGTAGTTAAAAATGAATGTACAAATATGAAAGATGTGTGGGGTGATCATCTAAGTAAAAGCAATGAAATATataagaagaaagaaacattACTTGTTGGTAGATCATCTTCCTTTCAGCTATcacaaaataaatttacaagtTCTATGTTTGTGAAAAGAAATCCCAGGAAATCTTTATCAGCATCAAAAATCAAAAGTAAATCTGAGAAAAGTATGAATATTCAGACAAATGTATCTGAAGAATCTACAAATACAGAAACACATAATGAAGATGGCATTGatgttaataaaaaatcaaCATCTGTATTTAATAACCCAGTGAAAGTTACTTACACAGAGTCTACATCTGGTTCACAGTCCATTAACACAATACAGCAAGTGATTGCAGGTCACACTGTTAGTAGGAACTTGAATCCAGCATGGCTAGATAGATGTGCTAAGCAAAATAATGTGGAATATTCAGCATTCGATTCACAGAGGCTTTCTGGTACAAGTGATTCTGGAATTGAATCAATGGAATCCAGTATTTATTCGCCTAAGGAAAATACCCAAATGTCTGAAACATCTAAACATCCTTTAATATCAGATGAAGAAGATTTTGTTTGTAATAGTGATTCAGAGGAAACATGGAGAAATAAACGCATTAGAAACTTTAAGAAAAACTTTAGTGATCAAGAGATTCACTGCCCTAAAAGACCATGTCtggataataatataaatgttcCTACTATGCAGCAGCTACCAACTAACATGAATGTACATGGTGTGCATTCTCTTAAAGTGTCTAATGAAGTGAAATACAAAGATTTTAGCACAACTAATGTAATTGCAGATAAAGATAATGATAGGAGTGACAACACAACTATTGTGACAAATGTGGCAAATGACAATGACAAATGCATCGATGAAAACAGCGATACAGAGACAACTAATAAAAATTCGACGAATCGTCGTAAGGTTCGCAGAAGAATTAAGCATATTTCTTCCGATGATTCTGATCccgattttaatgaaaataataaagtggaaggaaagaaaaaagagaaaagctcAAAGACGAAACGAAAAAGTTCAACGAGAAAGAATAAATCTACAAAAGAACCAACTTCAAAACAAGAGAAAAACAGTACATTTAAAACCAAAAGAACTTCTAGAAAGAAAAAGTATGTACAAAGCGATGATGATAACTTTTTAGAAAATGGTACTACAGACCTAGAAACAACTGATAAGGGCTCTGAAATATATGGAGTAGAAACGTTACAAGCTGTTCCacgattttcaataaatatgtCTAATCAAGGGGATCTGATCGAACAGTGTACCAAATCTGTTTCTTCAACAGCTACTAATTCGACTAAGTCTGTTGCACTTCCTAAATCGAAAGGAAAATTAACagacaaagaaaaattagaaagaaaGATAGCGGATGGGAATGTAAACGAGAACTTTGTtagaattaatttgaaaaagaaaatatttgtacGTGGCAAAAAACATTTCAACTTTTCGAAATACAAGAAAAATCAgtggaaacaaagaaaaaaagatctTCAGTCGAGTGAAAATAGCTTAGTAGTAGCTGACTATCTTGAGAAGAAAGGCGTTTCGAATTGCTTTAAATGCGGAGAAGTGGGTCATTTTTCCCGAAACTGTCCAAATAGCAATACCGACGATTTGATACCATTAGGAGAAATAGACGATGGTTCTGAATTCCTAACTTTGGAAGAAGCACAAGAAATGGCTAGTCAAAATGCACTTATTGCGCATGCTAATAGAATTGACCGTTTACCAGAGAAACCGTCTTATTCTTCTAAAGCAGAAGCTGAACATGAAGGAAAGGAAATAGAAAAGTCGGACAATGATGATTTATGGGAACCTATTGAAAACGAA gAACTCTTATGTGGACATAAAATACCTGATGAATTGGTAACAAAATTACTGCCTCCAATAATTGACACAGTACAGCCATTGTACAAGCTTAAAGAAGATCAATCGTGTATAG AAACGCCAGCAGAAGTTTTTGAAACACTGGAGAAATTCGGTCATAAAAGTTTTAAACCTGGACAAGAAAAAGCAATAATGAGAATACTTTCCGGTCAATCGACTTTAGTGACTTTATCTACTGGCTCTGGAAAATCTTTATGTTATCAATTACCTGCGTATCTTTATTCGAAATATTCTAATTGTATTACTTTAGTAATATCACCGTTGGTGTCTTTGATGGATGATCAAGTAACAGGCGTACCGTTCTTCTTATCAGCAGCATGTCTGCATACAAATCAAAcagaaaaagtaagaaataacGTTATGCAAATGGTAAAGCAAGGAAAATTGAACATTTTACTAATCTCTCCAGAAGCCGTAGTCGCTGGAGAAAAGTCAACAGGCTTTGGTGCCCTGTTAAGGCAACTTCCACCAATTGCTTTCGCATGTATAGACGAAGCTCATTGTATTTCACAGTGGTCTCATAATTTCCGTCCGTCTTATCTTATGGTTTGTAGAGTTCTTAAAGAAAAAATGGGTGTTAAAACAGTATTAGCTCTCACCGCAACTGCAACAAAAACTACTACAGAGAGCATAGTAAATCATCTAGGGCTACACGATGGAATGGCAGGTGTTATATCTGATATTCCAATGCCGAGAAATCTAATGTTAACTGTTTCCCGAGATGAACACAGAGATCGTGCCTTAATTGAACTGTTACAAAGCGAAAGATTCAAACAATGTAATTCGATTATCGTTTACTGTACTCGACGGGAAGAATGTGTGAGAATCGCTGGGCTTCTAAGGGTTTCTTTACAG GACACGAATAATTTCACCAAGCCTAACAGCAAGTTGTCTCCCATTGCTGAAGCATACCATGCTGGTTTACCAGCTTCCCGTAGAAAGACGGTGCAAAAAGCTTTTATGAATGGACAAATTAGAATTGTTGTAGCTACTGTTGCTTTTGGTATGGGTATTAACAAATCGGATATTCGTGCTATTATTCATTATAATATGCCTGGAACCTTTGAAAACTACGTTCAAGAAGTTGGAAGAGCTGGCCGGGATGGACAAATAGCACATTGTCATATGTTTTTACATCCAAAG GAGGATGGTGATAAATGGGAATTACGCCGGCATATTTATGCAAATGGAGTAGACAGACATTCAATTAGACGTTTACTTCAAAAAGTTTTTGTCCCGTGTTCGTGTGCAAAGATACAAGCGAAAGATAGAAATTATAGGTGTCCGGGTCACGAGGTTGCTATACCAGTCGATGAAACGGTTATAGCTCTGGATATTTCGGCGGAAATAATTTCAACGCTATTATGTTATCTCGAATTACATCCTAAACGATTTATTACCGTTCTATCATCCGTATATGTCAGAGCTAGGGTTTCAAGCTACGGTGGTCCTCAAGCGTTAAAACAAGCTGCACAATCT TCACCACCACTGGCAATGGCAATAGCACTCGACTTACAAAAGGGCGTTTCTCACGATAATAGTAGCGTTATTGAGTTTCCCGTTGTAGACGTAGCGTCTGCTATCGGTTGGGATAGCGGTGTAGTAAAAAGTCATCTGAAAAATTTAGAATGGAAAACAGGTTTGTTCGAGGAAATAAGAATTGTAAAGATACCCTtcgtaatattaaaatatctcGCTTTTGTTTCAGTTAATGGAACTTCAAAGCGGTCTAACATATCAGTACGGTATGATACACTTGGCTTAAGGGTAAAAGCTCCGGGGGATCTAACAGATGAAGAGCTAGATGAAGCACTTGAGACGTTAGTTGATCGTGCTCGTTTCCAAGAAACTGCAGCTTTACAACAACTTGAAACAATTAGTGCAACGCTTCATAAACTTAGCATGCCATCGGTCAAAATGTGTCTAGAATTGAACGATGAAGTAACCAATAAATCTAACGAGTTAAAAGACATTATTCGAAATTACTTTGAGGGAAAAATTCTAGTGGATATCGATTCCGTTCAACAA aCTAAAGTAGAAAATGATGCACAAATAGTCTCGGACGTACGGAACTTAATTGTAAGTTATCGAGACAATAACTTTACTGGACGTGCAATTGCTCGCATTTTTCACGGTATACAAAGTCCGAATTATCCTGCCTATGCTTGGAATAAGTGCCGCTTTTGGAGAGCTCATCTTTCATGCAATTTCAATGCTTTGTGCCAAATTGCAACGAAAGAAATTTTAGCTCTGCGTTAA